The Opitutus sp. ER46 genome has a window encoding:
- a CDS encoding phosphoribosylaminoimidazolesuccinocarboxamide synthase — MTFAEIASALPKTAVTSIDGLPFPRIASGKVREIFDLGDALLLTATDRLSAFDVILPDGIPGKGAILTQISNWWFAQTSGLIQNHLLPNQPAEFARRGIKDVDLQLRSMVVRKLKTVPIECVVRGYLVGSGWSSYQKSGDVCGIKLPAGLRQADRLPQPIFTPTTKAPKGQHDAPINDAQGIAIVGRDLYEKVKATSLALYQFGHDRAKQAGMILADTKFEFGTDSAGNLWLIDEVLTPDSSRYWPAESYAPNQSPPSYDKQFVRDHLLAIKWNQQPPAPRLPAEVISRTQEKYLAALKNLLSL, encoded by the coding sequence ATGACGTTCGCCGAAATCGCCTCCGCCTTGCCCAAAACCGCCGTCACTTCGATCGACGGTCTGCCCTTTCCCCGTATCGCCTCCGGCAAAGTCCGGGAGATTTTCGACCTCGGCGACGCGCTCCTGCTCACCGCCACCGACCGGCTCTCCGCCTTCGACGTGATCCTGCCCGACGGCATTCCCGGCAAGGGCGCGATCCTCACGCAGATCAGCAACTGGTGGTTCGCCCAGACCAGCGGCCTGATCCAGAACCACCTCCTGCCCAACCAGCCGGCCGAGTTCGCCCGTCGCGGCATCAAGGATGTCGACCTGCAGCTCCGCTCGATGGTGGTCCGCAAGCTGAAGACCGTCCCGATCGAGTGCGTGGTCCGCGGCTACCTCGTCGGCAGCGGCTGGAGCTCGTACCAGAAATCCGGCGACGTCTGCGGCATCAAGCTGCCCGCCGGCCTGCGCCAGGCCGACCGCCTCCCGCAGCCTATCTTTACCCCCACGACCAAGGCGCCCAAGGGCCAGCACGACGCGCCGATCAATGACGCCCAGGGCATCGCGATCGTCGGCCGCGACCTCTACGAGAAGGTCAAGGCCACCAGCCTCGCGCTGTATCAATTCGGCCACGACCGCGCCAAGCAGGCCGGCATGATCCTCGCCGACACGAAGTTCGAGTTCGGCACCGACTCCGCCGGCAACCTCTGGCTCATCGACGAGGTGCTCACCCCCGATTCCTCCCGCTACTGGCCGGCCGAGAGCTACGCGCCCAACCAGTCCCCGCCGAGCTACGACAAGCAGTTCGTCCGCGACCACCTGCTCGCCATCAAGTGGAACCAGCAGCCGCCTGCGCCGCGCCTCCCCGCCGAGGTCATCTCCCGCACCCAGGAGAAGTACCTCGCCGCCCTGAAAAACCTCCTCTCCCTCTAG
- a CDS encoding DUF3667 domain-containing protein gives MSATPDLPDGPIVPEPSFSGSDELLVGAALAASGGSDGHGHHGPQHTHCENCGTKLEGPYCHRCGQPDFEFHRSFRHVFMEALETWFHFEGKFFRNIVTLLFRPGQLTAEFNRGKRAAQMPPFRLYLFVSVVFFFVMFLGRPSHAPVVLDAKSHEDPTSVSGTVGTVTDALATAASTTKSVRENGRKRAETGSLKPEVGSQRPEDGGLRAEVGGQKPEVGGLKTEVGSLKARDAKKGEKKEKHINISGSEDSAALRWLEELGEKAERPGAAAQITEAFLHNIPKLLLVCLPFFALITRVLFWRSGQVYLQHLVLALHFHAFIYLWILFRNGWAEIAKLMSPSLGSLLWALGTLWLCIYPFMMFRRLFGNSWFRTIMKGSVLAFAHGTLLVIGFTVSVLLVLATM, from the coding sequence ATGTCCGCCACACCCGACCTGCCTGATGGCCCTATCGTGCCCGAGCCGTCCTTCTCCGGAAGCGATGAACTGCTGGTCGGCGCCGCGCTGGCGGCGTCAGGTGGTTCCGATGGGCACGGGCACCACGGCCCGCAGCACACGCACTGTGAGAACTGCGGGACGAAGCTGGAGGGGCCGTACTGTCATCGCTGCGGCCAGCCCGACTTCGAATTTCACCGCTCGTTTCGGCACGTCTTCATGGAGGCGCTGGAGACGTGGTTTCATTTCGAGGGAAAGTTCTTCCGCAACATCGTCACCCTCCTATTCCGGCCGGGGCAGTTGACGGCAGAGTTCAATCGCGGCAAGCGGGCGGCGCAGATGCCGCCGTTCCGGCTCTACCTGTTCGTCAGCGTGGTGTTCTTCTTCGTGATGTTCCTGGGCCGGCCCTCGCACGCGCCGGTGGTGCTCGATGCCAAGTCGCACGAAGATCCGACGAGCGTCAGCGGAACCGTGGGCACGGTGACGGACGCACTGGCAACGGCGGCGAGCACGACAAAATCGGTGCGGGAAAACGGGAGGAAAAGGGCTGAAACCGGAAGCCTGAAGCCGGAAGTCGGAAGCCAGCGGCCAGAGGACGGAGGCCTGAGGGCTGAAGTCGGAGGCCAGAAGCCGGAGGTCGGAGGCCTGAAGACTGAAGTCGGAAGCCTGAAGGCGAGGGACGCCAAGAAGGGTGAGAAGAAGGAGAAACACATCAACATCTCCGGCAGCGAGGACTCGGCGGCCCTGCGATGGCTGGAGGAACTCGGGGAGAAGGCGGAGCGGCCGGGAGCGGCGGCGCAGATCACGGAGGCGTTCCTGCACAACATTCCGAAGCTGCTGCTGGTGTGTCTGCCGTTCTTCGCGCTGATCACGCGCGTGCTCTTCTGGCGCTCGGGCCAGGTGTATTTGCAGCACTTGGTGCTCGCGCTGCATTTTCACGCGTTCATTTATCTCTGGATCTTGTTCCGGAACGGTTGGGCGGAGATCGCGAAGCTGATGAGTCCCTCGCTCGGTTCACTGCTTTGGGCGTTGGGCACGCTGTGGCTGTGTATTTACCCGTTCATGATGTTCCGACGGCTGTTCGGTAACTCGTGGTTCCGCACGATCATGAAAGGCTCGGTGCTGGCTTTTGCCCATGGAACCTTGCTGGTCATCGGGTTCACGGTGTCGGTGCTGCTGGTGCTGGCGACGATGTGA